Sequence from the Clostridium saccharobutylicum DSM 13864 genome:
TAAATACTGTGCATTAGAATTGACTATATCACCTAATAAAATTTCTGTTCCTATAGCTATTATTTCCGCTTTCATTCTATTACCTTCTTTATTCTATATTTGTAATTAAGGCTGACATAAAATAATAAACCAACGATGTGGCATATATTTTATGCAATACAAGGAGACATTTTCAGCTAATAGTTAACTATTAACTGAAAATGCCACACAGTATGACACAAAATAAGTTAGCATACAAATCTATTATTTTTTGATTTTTCCTTAATACATATAATAATCTTAAATAACACTTAACTATTATTTTCTTAATAACCATGATATTTGTACACTTTAAATTTTATATAACTCTATATAATATGCAAAACCTATCCAATAATAAATATTGAATAGGTTTTATATATTAATGTATTTCTTTTTTTTATAATATGCTATCTCTAAAATTAATTAGAGATAGCTTATATAAAAAATTTTTTCATCTCAATTACTTCTAAACAAATACTTAACTTATGAAATAATAAAACTTGTTTAAGCATCTGCAGAAATAAGATTAATAATATGTATGAGAAGAAAAAATTCAGTGCAAGTAGAGCCTTCATAATTCTAATTTATGTATACTCTTTCTTATTTATTCATACATATCAAAAATTTTATATATTAAATTATCATAATTTTTATTATGACACTATTATTTATCTTGTGATTCAAGTATTGCTAACGCTACTGCTCCAATAACACCTGCATCTGTACCTAATCCTGCTGGTACGATCTTAACTGATTCAGCCATAGATTTAAAGCATCTTTTATCTACAACTTTTCTTACTGTATCAAAAACTATTTCTCCAGCCTTTGATACTCCGCCTCCAATTATTATAACTTCAGGATCAAATATGGATACTGCATTAGCAATAGCTATTCCTAGGTAATTTAATGCATTATCAATTATATCCTTACAAACTGGATCTCCTGCTGCTGCTTCTGTAAATACTTCATATGAAGTTACTTTTTCATATTTTCTTAATGAAGTTTCAACCTTGCTTGCAATAGCTTCTTGTCCTCTTTTAGCTATTGCTGTTCCTGATGATGTTGCTTCTACACAACCAATATTTCCACAGTTACATCTTGGACCATCTGGTGCTACTGTCATATGTCCAATTTCTAATGCATTAGAAGTATGTCCCCTGTAAATCTTTCCATCTAAGACAGCTCCACC
This genomic interval carries:
- a CDS encoding ROK family protein; translated protein: MQKYVVGVDLGGTKISTALSDLNGEVISQTTVPTKANEGEIPVLNRIIESVEKVIKDGSATYDEVKAIGIGSPGPLDAEKGVIIHTPNLPFNNFNLVEPLNKKFGVPVYLDNDANVAAIGEYMFGAGRGTKHVVFFTVSTGVGGGAVLDGKIYRGHTSNALEIGHMTVAPDGPRCNCGNIGCVEATSSGTAIAKRGQEAIASKVETSLRKYEKVTSYEVFTEAAAGDPVCKDIIDNALNYLGIAIANAVSIFDPEVIIIGGGVSKAGEIVFDTVRKVVDKRCFKSMAESVKIVPAGLGTDAGVIGAVALAILESQDK